A genomic segment from Cutaneotrichosporon cavernicola HIS019 DNA, chromosome: 7b encodes:
- a CDS encoding uncharacterized protein (Pleckstrin homology domain) produces the protein MSHFDTLSRTTSGGRSSLSRSQSLIKKNTAPHELKPSDILIERFTAWKQIVKMLIAYFEGVADIEGNTSKELTKLAAVIQVPFRPGNQFLGEGGVQDVFYTIRDKTRVIADSHASLARTIDSSIVQHLQKLRTEIKAHIKNVQNDTGKLAASVAREREMSTKSIADLSRAISACNNTPMQLSAKEDPYAVNIAVMKQLQKQVHEENALQKSIVIMQQNSAHFEEGIVRSIQSAWATFDEWQSRMSASVQETWHQLGINMGQLMPDREWISFAARSDHLLDPETPLRNPEAIDYPGRNDPAVVPVHCGVLERKQRFTKSYKEGFYVLTPAGFLHEFTNSDPNLATRPVWSLFLPSCTLGPPSSATTAKSHKFHIEPRKDGTSAFGRTPGGRFFGSKDGYTFRARSHEEMMEVWNDLRMLVARYLVASEQMERDGPIAQAVRAVGYQSDEDDEDEYDEGSSMEADEDEHEHAFHEHEHEHEHDEHEEIPAYERGHAQVEVGPNGYALEKKTGHDEPSGPGSSRRNDKATASSTA, from the exons ATGTCCCATTTTGACACCCTCTCCCGCACCACATCGGGCGGACGCTCGTCCCTCTCCCGGTCCCAGTCTCTT ATCAAGAAGAACACCGCCCCGCATGAGCTCAAGCCCAGCGACATCCTCATCGAGCGCTTCACGGCGTGGAAGCAGATTGTCAAGATGCTCATCG CGTACTTTGAGGGCGTCGCAGACATTGAGGGCAACACGTCCAAAGAGCTGACCAAGCTGGCAGCCGTTATCCAGGTGCCCTTCCGCCCCGGCAACCAGTTCCTGGGCGAAGGCGGTGTCCAGGACGTCTTCTACACCATCCGCGACAAGACGCGCGTTATTGCTGACTCGCATGCCTCGCTTGCGCGCACCATCGACTCATCAATTGTGCAGCACTTGCAGAAGCTGCGCACCGAGATTAAGGCTCACATCAAGAATGTCCAGAACGACACTGGCAAGCTGGCCGCGAGCGTCGCAAGAGAGCGCGAGATGTCGACCAAGTCCATTGCCGACCTGTCTcgcgccatctcggcgtGCAACAACACACCGATGCAGCTCAgcgccaaggaggaccCGTATGCCGTCAACATTGCCGTCATGAAGCAGCTCCAGAAGCAGGTCCACGAGGAGAATGCGCTGCAAAAGTCGATTGTCATCATGCAACAGAACTCGGCCCACTTTGAGGAGGGCATTGTGCGCTCGATCCAGAGCGCGTGGGCAACGTTTGATGAGTGGCAGAGCCGCATGTCAGCGTCTGTCCAGGAGACGTGGCACCAGCTCGGCATCAACATGGGCCAGCTCATGCCGGACCGCGAGTGGATCTCCTTCGCCGCCCGCTCcgaccacctcctcgacccgGAGACGCCCCTCCGCAACCCCGAGGCCATCGACTACCCCGGTCGCAACGACCCTGCCGTCGTTCCTGTCCACTGCGGCGTCCTGGAGCGCAAGCAGCGCTTCACCAAGTCGTACAAGGAGGGCTTCTATGTCCTCACGCCTGCCGGCTTCCTTCACGAGTTCACGAACTCGGACCCGAATCTCGCCACCCGCCCCGTCTGGTCGCTCTTCCTGCCGTCGTGCACGCTTGGCCCGCCCTCATCCGCGACGACTGCCAAGTCGCACAAGTTCCACATTGAGCCGCGCAAGGACGGCACCTCTGCGTTCGGCAGGACGCCTGGCGGGCGCTTCTTTGGCAGCAAGGACGGGTATACGTTCCGCGCTCGCTCGCACGAGGAAATGATGGAGGTATGGAACGACCTGCGTATGCTGGTTGCGAGATacctcgtcgcctcggAGCAgatggagcgcgacggccCGATTGCGCAGGCCGTCCGTGCGGTTGGCTACCAGTCggatgaagatgacgaggacgaatACGACGAGGGTTCGTCGATGGAGgctgacgaggacgagcacgagcacgcGTTCCatgagcacgagcacgagcacgagcatgacgagcacgaggagATTCCGGCCTACGAGCGCGGTCACGCGCAAGTCGAAGTCGGTCCGAACGGCTACGCG CTGGAAAAGAAGACTGGGCACGACGAGCCCTCTGGCCCGGGGTCCAGCCGCCGCAACGACAAGGCCACAGCGTCTAGCACTG CCTAA
- a CDS encoding uncharacterized protein (Mitochondrial large subunit ribosomal protein (Img2)), with protein MLALRASTSTRVFARAYSVQAAAPVAAAPTPRPRTLGYLVARSEQGNLPVYTEYRNGRSNRLTVVRKISGDVGALRNDIAQYLADGHIDPLKAPPKVYIRPTSGHVEIKGHWAEEIKEWLAMRGF; from the exons AtgctcgccctccgcgCATCAACTTCTACGCGCGTCTTTGCTCGCGCGTACTCTGTCCAGGCCGCCGCACCTGTCGCTGCCGCCCCTACCCCCCGCCCACGGACACTGGGGTACCTCGTTGCGAGGAGTGAGCAGGGCAATCTTCCCGTGTATACCGAGTACCGGAATGGACGGAGCAACCGGCTCACGGTTGTGCGCAAGATTTCTGGGGATGTTGGG GCCCTCCGTAACGACATTGCGCAGTACCTCGCGGACGGACACATCGACCCGCTCAAGGCGCCGCCCAAGGTCTATATCCGTCCCACATCGGGCCACGTCGAGATCAAGGGCCActgggccgaggagatcaaggagtGGCTGGCCATGCGCGGTTTCTAG